A window of Macrotis lagotis isolate mMagLag1 chromosome X, bilby.v1.9.chrom.fasta, whole genome shotgun sequence contains these coding sequences:
- the SDC2 gene encoding syndecan-2 produces the protein MRRVWILLTFGLVACVSAESRAELTSDKDMYLDNSSIEEASGVYPIDDDDYASASGSGDEEEVESPQMPTFRTIPKIPFTSDAPKVETTTLKIQTKIPAQTKSPEEIDKEKVQLSDSGRKMETAEEDTNVYTEKHSDNLFKRTEVLAAVIAGGVIGFLFAIFLILLLVYRMRKKDEGSYDLGERKPSSAAYQKAPTKEFYA, from the exons agGGCAGAACTAACTTCTGATAAAGACATGTACCTTGACAACAGCTCTATTGAGGAAGCATCAGGAGTTTATCCTATTGATGACGATGATTATGCATCTGCATCAGGCTCAG gagatgaggaggaagtaGAAAGTCCACAAATGCCAACATTCCGAACAATTCCAAAGATACCATTCACTAGTGATGCTCCAAAAGTTGAGACAACAACTCTGAAAATTCAGACTAAGATTCCTGCTCAGACAAAG TCCCCTGAAGAAATTGACAAGGAGAAAGTTCAACTCTCAGACTCTGGAAGGAAGATGGAGACAGCCGAGGAGGATACAAATGTTTATACAGAGAAGCACTCAGACAATCTATTTAAGAGGACAGAAGTTCTTGCAG CtgtcattgctggtggagttattgGCTTTCTTTTTGCAATTTTCCTTATCTTGCTGTTGGTATATCGCATGAGAAAGAAGGATGAAGGCAGCTATGACCTTGGAGAACGGAAACCATCCAGTGCTGCTTATCAAAAGGCACCTACTAAGGAGTTTTATGCGTGA